GCTACTAACCACGCCCTACCGGGTGGTGAACCAGTGGGCGGGAGTGCGTCCCGCTACTCGCGACCGCCGACCTTTTATCGGAATGCACCCTAACCATAAAACATTAGGTATTTTTAATGGGTTAGGCACCAAGGGAGTGTCATTAGCCCCCTATTTTGCCCAACACTTCACCCGCTTTCTAACTGAATCAGCCACCTTACATCCGGAAACCGATATTCAACGTTTTGAAAGTTTTTACCACGCCGTGAGCTAATGAATGGAATAAATCTACTAAAATACACCCTTCTGTTAAGTCTACTCTGCGGATTTATAGGAGAGTCGCACGCTCAAATTAACCGGGAGCGCTTCGGCAAAAACCGGGTACAATTCAAAAATTTCAACTGGCGCTACTACAGTTCTGACAACTTCGACGTATACTTTTACGACGGTGGCCAGGATAATGCCCTCATTGCTGCCAAATTTTTGGAGAAGGAATTTGAACGCATTACTGATGTAATTGGATACGCCCCCTATACCAAGACCAAAATTTTTCTTTACAACTCTACGGTTGACCTCCAACAGAGTAATGTAGGAGTAAAAGGTAAGTCTTACACCGTGGGTGGCCAGACTGATTTTGTGAAGTCGCAGGTAGAAGTAGCGTACCCCGGTAGTATGGTAGCGTTTAGAAACGAGTTAGTACAGCAAATATCCGAAATGCTCATTAACGACATGATGTTTGGCGGTAGCCTTACTGACATGTTTCAATCGGCTTATTTGCTAACGTTACCCGAGTGGTTTATTCAGGGGGCGGCTCGCTACATTGCTCAGGGTTGGAGCATTGAGATGGACGATTTTATGCGGGAGCTGTTCCACGAAAAACGAAACGTTAAGCTTACCAAATTCACTGGCGAAGAGTCTGCTATTGTGGGTCAGTCGGTTTGGAATTTTATTGCTGCCCGTTACGGTCGCAGTAGTATTTCCAATATACTGAACCTTACCCGCATTATTCGTAATGAAGAAAGCAGTATTGTCAATACGCTAGGCATCCCCTTTCGCCTGTTTTCACGACAATGGCAGTCTTTCTACGCCGAAATGTCGAGCCAAACGGCTGATGTTTACCAGTACCCGCTAGATGATGATCGGATACGTAATAAAAACCGCCAGTCTCTAAAGTACAATCAAGTGGCGTTTAGCCCTAGCGGACGGTTTTTGGCTTATTCTGAAAATAAAAATGGTCGTTATAAAGTAATTATCCGCGACCTAGAGCGCAAGAGAGCCAAAACCATACATACTAGCGGTTTTCAGCTTATTGACCAAGATATTGACCAAGATGTGCCATTGCTGGATTGGGCCAACGACCAAATACTGGGCATTGTTGGGACTGAGCGAGGGCAAAATTACTTGTGGCTGTACGATCAGGGCAACAAACGAAAACGCGCTATTCAGTTACGCCGGTTTAACCAAGTAAAGGATTTTGATCTTAACGAAAGTGCCCGCTTAGCAGTAATGAGTGCTGACTTGAACGGTCGGAACGACTTGTTTCTGTACAACCCTAATCGCAATACCTTCAAACGCATCACTACCGATATTTACGATGACCTACACCCGCGCTTTATACCCAAGAGCGATGAAATTATTTTTAGCAGCAATCGCCCCAATGACTCCCTATATTTCGCCTCTACCAAAGCCCGGGATGTTCAGCTTAATCAAGACATTGAGGATAACTTCAACATTTTCCGGTACGATCCTGAATCAGACCCTACCGACTCACTACTGTCGCGCATCACCAACACCATAAGTAAAGATATCAAACCTATTCCCGAAGACGAGAATACCATTTATTACCTCAGCGACCAGCAAGGTATTTACAATCTATACCGATACCAGATTCGTGATAGCTTGTTTACCCAAATTTCTAACTACGCCGTCAGCTTACAAGATTTTGATATCGACTTTAAAAATAATCGGATTGGGTACATCATGCTGGCTGATGAACGAGATTATGTGTTTTTGGAGGAGGGTGTTAATTTGGATCAAAGTACATTCACCCCTAAAACTCAGCGGCAACAGGCTATTCAGGCCCGAATGGTTTCTCAGCGCCTAGCCGAAAATCAGAAGCAAAGAAGAACCTCAACTGCTTCTTCCGATTCAACTTCGTTCCCCAAATCTTTTGTCCCTCGCGACTCCCTCACTGTTCAACCCGAAGTAGACTTAGACAGTCTAACTACTCCGAACGATGCTCTTCAGATTAACGCTGATACGCTACCGAAAGACCTTATTGATACCGATGCCTATTCGTTTGGCGAACGAGAGGCCCCTCAATTGGAAGAGGGAATGATTGATACGGACAATTACGCCTTTGATGCTAAGAGTCCAGCGACCGACGAAGCCATATCTACGGATGGGTTTCGGTTTGAGAGTGATCAGAAACAACCCGCAAGCGAAGGAAACTCATTTCTGTCGCGTTACCGCCGCCTACGACGTGAAACCCGCATCGATGGCCCTGTTCCGTACGAGACCCGCTTTAGTGCCGACAATGTGATTACTTCCTTAACGATAGACCCGCTGCGGAATTTTGGTTTTCATATTCAGGTACAGATGAACGATATGCTGGAGAACCATCGCTTTTCCGGGGGTATTGTACAATTTACTGACTTGCGGAGTGCCAGCGTTTTTGCGGAGTATCAGTACCTGAAAAATCGGGTAGATTTCACATTTCGCTACGAACGCGACGGGATATTCCGGGATGCCAACGACCAGAACATTCAGAAGTATACTATGAACCACTTCCAGGTAGGGGCTTCGGTGCCGTTTAATGTTTCTACCCGCCTGGAGATCAATCCATTTATTGCCAATACTCATTATATTGACCTTGATCCCAACCCCCCTGCCCCACCAGCCCCCTTACCTGAATCGGAGAATACGGTTTTCTTCGGAGGGCTAAAAACGGGCTTAGTTTTCGACAACACCCTCAACTACGGCCTCAACAAATACGAAGGAACTAAAGCTCGAGCGTTCTTCACCCACTATCAGGGGTTGAATGATGTGTCTCGCAGCTTTAGTAACATTGAGGTAGACATTCGTCACTACCAAAAAATACACCGCGAACTAACCTTGGTTGGCCGACTCTACTACGGGAATTTCTTCGGAAACAATCCGCAGTCGTATCTGCTAGGAGGCATGCACAACTGGATATTTAACCGTACTGATGATTCAGAAGAGGAAGATCCGCTGGCTATCCAACAAAATGTGGATAATAGCAACATCTTGTTTACCGAGTTTGTCGATCTGCGGGGTTTCAACTACAATAAGTTTAACGGTACTGATGTGCTAACTTTTACCGCTGAATTGCGATTTCCGGTGGTTCGTTACTTCTACCGCGGCCCTATTGCCTCTAACTTTTTCCGTAACCTAGAATTTATCGGTTTCTACGATATTGGCTCGTCTTGGACTGGCCCCAGTCCGTTTCGAGAAGAAAATAGCATCAATACGGAGGTGATCAGCGATGGCGGCCCCTTTGTTGCTGAAATCCAGAACTTTAAATTTCCCTGGCTTATGAGCTACGGTGCCGGAATACGTACCGTGTTATTAGGCTACTATCTCAAGTTTGACCTAGCTTACCCTATTGAAGACCGTGTAGTAGCTGACGATCCAAGATTTTACTTCACACTAGGGTACGATTTTTGACAACTTACACCACAAGAGCCTTCCTGCACAATTTTAAGGCATTAGAAACGTATAGGAAGAAGGTTACTTACCATGAGCTATCGTAAACTGTTCGGATGGTAGCGTAACCACCAAATCGTGCATAAATTTTCGTTTGAGAAACGCTTTCGCTCTAAGCGAAGACTGGAAAAGGTTCGGGCGTTAAATAACAGAAAGCCCTTTACTTAGGAGTAAGTTACTTTTATATAAACTTTAATCAGGCTGATTATTGACCAAAAATTACTGTAGACAAATGGGTACAATCCCTAGTGCACAAACACTAATGATTAAATCAATTAACCGTTTACTTACGTAAATTTTCTTATTATGAAACAGGTGTGTTTAGTATTAATAGCCGTAGGCTTATCAATAAGTAGCTACGGACAGTTTGCTACCTTAGGCCCCAAGGTAGGAATAAGCCATTCAACGCTAACTGAAAGCGATGCCCAGGCTATTGCTGGGGGAGATGCCTCAGCAGGATTTCATGCCGGACTTTTTGCCCGCTTCTCAGTCTTAGGTTTCTATGTACAGCCGGAAGCACTCTTCACTTCCACCGGAGGCGAAATTGTGATTGATAGCGACAACATAAATGCTAATGTTGATCAAGTAAAAAGCATTCGGTACAATAAGTTTGATGTTCCGATACTATTTGGCTTTAAAATAGGCCCATTGTTTCGGGTGAATGCCGGGCCATCTTTTAGCTTACTGCTAAATTCTGATGCCCGAGATGGCAACGCTCAAAATGAAATTGAAGAAAACTACAATGATGCTACCGTCGGTTTCCAGGCAGGAATTGGGTTAGATATTTCTAAATTAACCTTTGATTTGCGCTACGAAAATAACCTCAGTACGCTAGGCGAAGAAGTTTCCTTGGGTGGACGACAATTTAATACCGATCTTAGAAATCAGCAGTGGTTGTTCTCACTAGGATTTAAACTTTTTTAAATAATCACTTTCAATTTGCAACTACCGCCTTCTACTGCGAGGGCGGTTTTTTTAGGCACTGGCCACAGCTTGCTTTGGTTTGGCAACGACCATAAATATCAAAGCAACGAGTGACAACAAGCTGGCCACCACAAAAGCGTAAGGCAATCGCTCCAGCTCATTGCTATATAACCAGCCAGAAGTCAACGCGCCCAATCCAATACCCACCTCCAACGAAATATACATAGTAGCAATGGCCCTCCCCCGCCGCTCCGGATGACTCAGATCAATCGTCCAGGCATAAATTGTAGGAGTGTTCATTCCCACAGCTAACCCGAAGATGGCCCCGGCTACTAGCAGCCAGAAACCAGAGGGGGCGTACCCTAAAAACAAGCATCCTATTATCAAAATGCCCGCGGCCCACTTCAACACAATAACTCTTCCGTAGCGATCTGAAGCTTTTCCGGCAAAGAAACGTACCGCTACCGAAGCAATGGTCATGTACATAAATACCAGCCCACGGTTATCAATGCCCGATGCATCGCTCTGGTCGGGCAGTAAAGTTAACGCTACTCCGAATGAGTAGGTAGTCAATAGCATAACCACACAGGGTGCCCACACGCGAGGCTCAATTACTTCGCTCCAGTCGAGCCGAAGCAGCTTAAACCGAAAGGGCTCGCGGTCTACTAGCGTTTCACGCATTCCGGCTAAGATCAGTACCGACATGATAGCCGAAATGGACGAAGCGTAGAAGGTCACCTCTAACGAATATAGGTTAGCCAGCGTACTGCCGATAGCCGGACCACTGGCCATTCCCAGGCTTCCGCATAATCCTAAGACTCCCATTGCTTCGCCCCGACGGCTGGCCGGAATTACGTCGGCTACGTAAGCAGCGGTTCCCGTGGGCTTGAACCCCGTAGAAAGTCCGTGGAAAAATCGTAGAGCCAAAAACCAGAAAACGGTAGTAGCAAGGGGGTAGAGAAACCCGCAGATAAAGCAGATGACCGCCCCGAAGATCATGATTGGTATTCGCCCAACTGTATCGGCCAGTTTTCCGCTAAAGGGTCGGGATAGTCCCGCCGTTAGGGTGAATAACGCAATAATCAGCCCCTTGTATTCTCCCCCACCCATCTGATCCAGATACTCCGGAAGTTCGGGAATGATCATGTTGAAGCTAGAAAAAAATAGGAATGAACTTAGACACAACAGACCAAACTGGAATGTGTAAATGTTTTGGTTAGTTGCCATGAGTCAATGACTATAAAATATAGTCTACGAGAATGGGCGAAAAGGTTTTGAAGAAGATAAAAATAGTCCATCACCCCTCACGAATAATTATTAATGTTATTTTTTCGATTCTCTGACAATTTTGGCGTAGTTCTTTATTTATGCGTCATCGCGCCACGCAGTGGGCGAGGCTTTGCGAAGCGATCTCAATGGAACTATATCCTTTATGGTGAGAGAGACGGTCGCCGCACGATAGCTTCGTCATACTTCCCGTGCGACGGTCGCGCACTATGACGCTTGTTCTTGTGGCTTTCCGCCATTTTTGTCAGAGAACCATTTTTTCTAAAAAACTGATGCTGAGCATTTGCTGAAACTTAAAGATTTGTTTGAGAAAGGGAGAGATGTATTTGGTACTTCAAAAGAATTTACCCGATGGTTAAGTAAACCTTCTTATGGTCTGGAAGGAAGAATTCCCGAAAAACTACTTTACTACGTCTCTGGTATTGAACTCATACAACGCGAGCTAATCCGCATTGAGTACGGCGATTTTTCCTGATGCTACTTTATCGAATCAATCACTAAAGCAAAATACACCAACAGCTTGATCGCATCGGGATTTCGTAACCGATGGAACGACGATAGGCAATTTGTTAGTTACACTAGTGAATCCCGATCGTTAGCTTGCCTTGAGAATTTGGTACATCATAGCCACAGCGGCGACGACTCCCTGTTCCGCACTATGATTATTTTTGTCCCCGATGAGCTTTCTATTCTAAAGGTTCAGGAAAACAACTTACCCAAAAATTGGCGAGAAGGCTTTTGTTCTACCTGCCTAGAGATAGGACAAACTTGGTACGCAGAAAATAAACACCCGATTTTGAAGGTACCCACTACTATTGTCCCTTACGAATGGAACTTCCTACTCAACACCTGTCA
This region of Tunicatimonas pelagia genomic DNA includes:
- a CDS encoding BamA/TamA family outer membrane protein, which translates into the protein MNGINLLKYTLLLSLLCGFIGESHAQINRERFGKNRVQFKNFNWRYYSSDNFDVYFYDGGQDNALIAAKFLEKEFERITDVIGYAPYTKTKIFLYNSTVDLQQSNVGVKGKSYTVGGQTDFVKSQVEVAYPGSMVAFRNELVQQISEMLINDMMFGGSLTDMFQSAYLLTLPEWFIQGAARYIAQGWSIEMDDFMRELFHEKRNVKLTKFTGEESAIVGQSVWNFIAARYGRSSISNILNLTRIIRNEESSIVNTLGIPFRLFSRQWQSFYAEMSSQTADVYQYPLDDDRIRNKNRQSLKYNQVAFSPSGRFLAYSENKNGRYKVIIRDLERKRAKTIHTSGFQLIDQDIDQDVPLLDWANDQILGIVGTERGQNYLWLYDQGNKRKRAIQLRRFNQVKDFDLNESARLAVMSADLNGRNDLFLYNPNRNTFKRITTDIYDDLHPRFIPKSDEIIFSSNRPNDSLYFASTKARDVQLNQDIEDNFNIFRYDPESDPTDSLLSRITNTISKDIKPIPEDENTIYYLSDQQGIYNLYRYQIRDSLFTQISNYAVSLQDFDIDFKNNRIGYIMLADERDYVFLEEGVNLDQSTFTPKTQRQQAIQARMVSQRLAENQKQRRTSTASSDSTSFPKSFVPRDSLTVQPEVDLDSLTTPNDALQINADTLPKDLIDTDAYSFGEREAPQLEEGMIDTDNYAFDAKSPATDEAISTDGFRFESDQKQPASEGNSFLSRYRRLRRETRIDGPVPYETRFSADNVITSLTIDPLRNFGFHIQVQMNDMLENHRFSGGIVQFTDLRSASVFAEYQYLKNRVDFTFRYERDGIFRDANDQNIQKYTMNHFQVGASVPFNVSTRLEINPFIANTHYIDLDPNPPAPPAPLPESENTVFFGGLKTGLVFDNTLNYGLNKYEGTKARAFFTHYQGLNDVSRSFSNIEVDIRHYQKIHRELTLVGRLYYGNFFGNNPQSYLLGGMHNWIFNRTDDSEEEDPLAIQQNVDNSNILFTEFVDLRGFNYNKFNGTDVLTFTAELRFPVVRYFYRGPIASNFFRNLEFIGFYDIGSSWTGPSPFREENSINTEVISDGGPFVAEIQNFKFPWLMSYGAGIRTVLLGYYLKFDLAYPIEDRVVADDPRFYFTLGYDF
- a CDS encoding porin family protein — its product is MKQVCLVLIAVGLSISSYGQFATLGPKVGISHSTLTESDAQAIAGGDASAGFHAGLFARFSVLGFYVQPEALFTSTGGEIVIDSDNINANVDQVKSIRYNKFDVPILFGFKIGPLFRVNAGPSFSLLLNSDARDGNAQNEIEENYNDATVGFQAGIGLDISKLTFDLRYENNLSTLGEEVSLGGRQFNTDLRNQQWLFSLGFKLF
- a CDS encoding MFS transporter, whose protein sequence is MIIPELPEYLDQMGGGEYKGLIIALFTLTAGLSRPFSGKLADTVGRIPIMIFGAVICFICGFLYPLATTVFWFLALRFFHGLSTGFKPTGTAAYVADVIPASRRGEAMGVLGLCGSLGMASGPAIGSTLANLYSLEVTFYASSISAIMSVLILAGMRETLVDREPFRFKLLRLDWSEVIEPRVWAPCVVMLLTTYSFGVALTLLPDQSDASGIDNRGLVFMYMTIASVAVRFFAGKASDRYGRVIVLKWAAGILIIGCLFLGYAPSGFWLLVAGAIFGLAVGMNTPTIYAWTIDLSHPERRGRAIATMYISLEVGIGLGALTSGWLYSNELERLPYAFVVASLLSLVALIFMVVAKPKQAVASA
- a CDS encoding RES family NAD+ phosphorylase codes for the protein MTKAKYTNSLIASGFRNRWNDDRQFVSYTSESRSLACLENLVHHSHSGDDSLFRTMIIFVPDELSILKVQENNLPKNWREGFCSTCLEIGQTWYAENKHPILKVPTTIVPYEWNFLLNTCHPDFTKIKLVSTESFQFDSRFR
- a CDS encoding MbcA/ParS/Xre antitoxin family protein — protein: MLKLKDLFEKGRDVFGTSKEFTRWLSKPSYGLEGRIPEKLLYYVSGIELIQRELIRIEYGDFS